The window ATGGTAATAGCTGGTATGATCTACAAATATATTGAGTACCAAGGGTGAGTCTGTCGATAAAATCTTGATCGATGCTAAAACTATGGAAACTGGCTAGTTTGGTTAGAGCCATACCAGTGAAAGTTACGTTAGGGATCCGGATAAATTCATCTGTACCTAAATTGTGATCATAAGGGGAACCTATTGAGAAAATATggatcaatgaaaaaataaaaggaggtactgaaataataatgattggtattaaacaaatataaatattcttGCTTATCTCTTCAGACAAGGAATTGTGtctgagatgaaaaagaaatcagtcctgaataactTTGTAACAACTTCATTAACAACTTGCCCAAATTAGGAATAAATAACACTCTGATTTAGATTACgttgagttttgttttctctgcatTATATTTGAACTAATTTGAACTTTGGATCTGTAGTAATTTCCTAATCCAACCTGCTATTTAGCATTCTTGCTTTTCAGCACCTACGTCGCAGACAAGTGAGTGACCCTCTCAGCCTTTATTCTGAACTGTTGTACAGTGCAGTGTGTTCATAGAGGATGGTGTTGATCTGCATACAGTGGGTTCATTGTGTTAGTAGTGAGCATCAGAGAAATAGCTAATACAATTTTCAATCTACATTGTGTGTATGCtacttttaaataaagtaaacGTCAGCTTTTGAAATTGTACTTGCTAGATTTTAAATCTGTCTCTGCTCTTTTCGCCTCTTTCTCTCAGAGCTGAGAAAGAATGGGGTGATGGTATCCGCGGGCTGTCCCTCAGTGCAGCCCGATTTGCTTTGCTTAGGCTGGAGGAAGGACCGCCACACACTAAAAACtggaggtaaaaaaaaatcaacagaattgCCATACAGAATTGTGTACTTCATTGATTACAGCATAAGGAAATCATGTGACCCAAGGAATTCATGTAATGGACCTATTTTGACTGATTCTAAATCCTTGATCTCTGTGACCTTTTAGTTATATGATATATGATCTAGACTTCTACCCTTTTCATTCTTCCTTCAAGACTGATCAACTTGAGATAATACTGAAAAAATTCAGAATGATTATATAGCCTCATTTTCTCTAATCTCTTCCTTCTGTCAAATTACATGTCTTATACAGATCTTCTAAGTTAAAGGGGAGGATTGTCATTCTGTCCTCAGATTCAGTGTTTTCTCATCCCACCACCCCCCTGCTGACCTCCCTGCAGGCCTCAGTTGCTTGTGCTGCTGAAGCTAGATGAAGACCTCCACGTCAAGCATCCTCGCCTCCTCACCTTTGCCTCACAGCTTAAGGCAGGGAAGGGTCTCACAATTGTGGGCTCTGTCATCGTCGGGAACTTCCTGGAGAACTATGGTGAAGCGTTAGCTGCTGAGCAGGTAAGGGTCAAGGCTTAATGACCTAGTAGAATGTAATTTAGCTTATGGTTTTGTGCAGCTAAATCACAAGACCTAAAATTTCTAAGTTGATCCCTTTCCTGAGCAACCTAGGAGGTGTCCTTCTTGTGCTGACTTGTATGGTCATATTTGCCAAATAATAAAGTGAACCAGAAGATAATAATATATTCTTCCCATTTAAAAACTTTCTAAACTATAAGACTATCAAGGCTATACACCATTTCCAAATAGACTCCAGACACTGACTCAGCCCTGAGAGAAGTCACATAAATAAATCATTCCTTGAACCATGGTGACAATTCCTCTCAATCTAGTTGTGAAACAAAGGAGCAATGAgcacattttcttcctctttactaATCCTAATACATGGTAGCAGAACCAGGATTCTTTTGCCAAGTCTGATTAGCTTATGGGAATTAAACTTCTTCCTGAAGAAGAAAGTAGTTTCaattctaatatttattataagcaATAGATAGAACTACCCTGGGGAAGTTTCAgttgcattttaaaagttttactgagggacttccctggtggtccagtagcttaGACCCCATGCTTCCATGGgggcagggttcaatccctggtcattgAACtagacccacatgccacaaatagagaaatagagaaatctGAGTGCTGCAGTGAAAATTTACCAGCACAGCgtaaacaaacaagtaaatgtaataaaaaaaaatttttgtttaatttactggatttcattttggaatgaaatgaaatgtttaGCTTTGAAATACTAAAACTAAAAGTGCTGAAGAAACATTAGTCCAGaatgatcataaaaataaataaaaagcacagtATTGGAAATCAAGAGACACTGATTAATCTAGATACACCCTGACTTAATCTGTGCCTTTGGGAAAATCATATCCATTTTCCATACCATTATTCCCTTCACCATTCCACCAAGAGAGTGAAGTAAAAGAAATACAAGTGTCATTAATAATCAccattaaaatttcaaaagaaatgtggaaatagaaacaaaaaaataaaacataccagAGAAAATTCTGAAGTGAAACTGAATTGTCATATTGAATTTCTAGTAATATGAGTCAGCACAAGATTGACACTGGGGAAGGAAGATTATGTTCACACTAACCCTGGGCCATTAAGGAATACTGAACATTTGCTTTGTGAAGATCCCTGTTCTTAATTTGTTTGATATgttagaaagaaaagcagaagggAGGGAAATGTAGAGGAACAACATGTAGACAACTATCTACATGTGTAGTAAGCAcctagaaagtgaaaaagcaaaggataataaaatttaattgggataaattaaactttttaaattgttctgTATGAGATACGATCTTATACAGAGTTTGGAAAGAGGAGGGGAATATAATATGGAGAAGAAGTAAGAAGTTAAAAGACCCAGGATAAAGTAATCCAATTTTGAGGTTCTGGTTCTCTCTTTCAGACCATAAAGCATCTAATGGAGGCAGAGAAGGTGAAAGGATTCTCCCAGCTGGTGGTGGCCGCCAAACTGAGGGAGGGCATTTCCCACCTCATCCAGTCATGTGGCCTTGGGGGCATGAAGCACAACACAGTGGTGATGGGATGGCCAAATGGCTGGCGCCAGAGTGAAGATGCTCGAGCTTGGAAGACTTTTATTGGTACAAAGCACTTCTTATACTATTTTGAGGGCCCAAATAGAGGATATACTTTGACCCCATGCTCTAGCCTCCTACAGTAGAAATTCTGCCATTGCTGAAACATAGCCTTATAAGGGCATCTAAAtaactgttgggcttccctggaggcacagtggtaaagaatccacctgccaatgcaggagatgcaagagatgcaggttcaatccttgggttgggaagatcccctggaggaaaaaatggcaacttactccagtattcttgcctggaaaattccatgaacagaggatcctggtgggctatagtctgtggggtcaaagattcagacacgactgagtgactgagcagacagCACAAATAACTATTAGTAGTAACAACTAATTCTTCTCACCTCCTCCAGCCTCACATAATGTTCATCAGTTGTTTATCTTGCCAAGTCTTATGTTAGGAATTATCTCTGAAATTGTCATATTTCCATGTGTGATCTTCCACATGGCATTCTCAGGAGTTGGAGAAAGTGTTCTTCAGCATCAAAATCTCCCAAATTCATATACTCCCCCCCCCCTTAGAAATATAGTAATCAGAATACAGCTCGTGATGTAAATCATGGTTCTCAGTCTAATTCTGTTAGCTGTTCAGATCTTTATTAAACTTTTGCTACTTGATTTGGTATAACCTACTGTTTAACCAGGACACCCTACTCAAAGGACTATAAAAGGCCATTACCCTTTCTTTGCTGACATGGTAGGAAGCAAGGCAAGCCTGAAGATTGATCTCTGCTTATCCCAATTCTCTATTTTTTCTCTAGGCACAGTTCGAGTGACAACTGCTGCCCACCTGGCCCTGCTGGTGGCcaaaaacatctccttctttcCCAGCAATGTGGAGCAGTTTTCTGAGGGCAACATTGATGTGTGGTGGATTGTGCATGACGGGGGGATGCTCATGCTATTACCATTCCTACTGAAACAGCATAAGGTATTTtgacaccttttaaaaaaaagtctctctcCCTCAACTTCTGTCCTGGTTGGTTCACTagacagtttttttctttcattctataaTGTTGGGGATTATTTTTGGCCTTCCATGATCCCAGATTCAACCTTATAAGAAATAGTTTTctttgtaattgatatctaaccatctccaaGGGAAATTCAGCAAGTTTATTAAGCTCCATATGAACCCTTGTGAAAAAACATTAACAAGTGAACAtgtcctgttaaaaaaaaaaaaaaaagagtaaagtgcTGGAAACCTAAGGGGTATGTGTATCTTGCTCAGCCTTTGGTAAGACTGAAAGTTAAAATAATATAGCCAATGTCTGTCTTGGCTTGGCCCACCTCTCCCttgaggtattttattatttttttttttttctgttctttctgttccttccttaatacacttttttttgccacaggaaaaaaaaataattagtatAGTCTGCACAGTGTCATTGGTATGCTATCTGACTAAAGCATCTATTAATGTATCACATTCTATCTTTTCCATTTTGCCAGTTTTTTCTTGTTATTAAATAAGAACTCTTTTAAACTGTATTTAATGTGTTCCATAGTCAAACTTCTGCCCAAGTACAATAATATAGCACGTAAGAAGCTAGGAACAAATACCCTGATACTATTCAAGGTTGTTCTAGGCAAAAATGCCATTTGAGTAACTTTTTCTGCTTCCTTGCATTTAATTTCCCATGTATATATGGTACTTTCTCAGGTGTGGCGAAAATGCAGCATACGGATCTTCACAGTAGCCCAGCTAGAAGACAACAGTATTCAGATGAAGAAGGACCTGGCCACCTTCTTGTATCACCTTCGCATTGAGGCAGAGGTGGAAGTGGTTGAGATGGTGAGAAAGCTGAGTTTGAGATCAGAGAAGCTACCTTTCCCCCATGTCCCACTCTGTCATTCTAGAATCTCTTCTAGTTTGGGAATTTCTTCAGCTGCAAATGTGAATTAATCCCTTAGTTCCAACAAAACTCTAGTATATTGATCAGATAAGTATAGGGCATATGTGGTGTGTATTTGGTGGCagtttttagttttgctttcttgTTTATTATAGTCCTTATATTTCTGCCAGATTCTTTTCTTAATactgtttttttaagtttctattcATATATTCATGCTAAAGTCACACAcagcgtgtttttttttttttaaataagctggCAGTATTAAAATAACAGgattttgtgttttgtgtttcaAGAAAACACGTATGTAATGGTTAGATTGTGGGAAAGACTCAGAGCTCTGGATTTGATCTACAGGCCACAGTATTGTTTTATGCAACtcggtgactgaacaaaaactgaAACCCAGGTTGATACGGTGGTGGTTGCTCAGGTTTAATGAGTGAGTGGAAATGAAAGCGCGTGTCTCTTGCTCCTTTGTGCTCACCTGCGTGGTCGGCACGGCAGCACGACAGCGACATCTCGGCGTACACCTACGAGCGCACGCTGATGATGGAGCAGCGGTCCCAGATGCTGCGGCACATGCGCCTGTCCAAGACGGAGCGGGACCGCGAGGTGAGGCGCCCCGGCCCGGGAGGCCCTTCACTGAGGGGACGGGGGTGCTCCTCTCACAGCACGACAGGCTCTTCCTTACTTGCCTTAGTGGTTACTCTACAGTAGCCacgttttaaaataattaaagatgaTGCATGAGAGAAAACGGGTGTAGGATCGTAGTTGTGTCGGGCCTCCCCAGGCTCAGCTGGTGAAAGACCGGAACTCAATGCTACGGCTGACCAGCATCGGCTCTGACGAGGACGACGAGACGGAGACTTACCAGGAGAAGGTGCACATGACGTGGACCAAAGACAAGTACATGGCGTCTCGGGGGCAGAAGGCCAAGTCCATGGAAGGGTTCCAGGACCTGCTCAACATGCGCCCGTAAGCTTCCCACTCAGACCTACCAGTGTCCCAGATGGGACTTTGCCTGGGGACACAGGATGGGATCTAGTCTTCATCTCACCCCAGATCCAGCCTTCTTTCTGTTGTTTGCCTATGCATACCAGCCACCAACTAACGTTGTACACAAACCATCTTTCTTCCTGTCCAAACTGTGTTCCTGgtataaaacaagcaaacacagaATGAGAAAACCCATGATATCAATATTATAAGGCAATCATTTGTTCATTATGTTACTCATACTCTAAGCAAAAACCCTCTAATATCTCAAGTTTTTTAGAGTTGACAATATGCCTTAGTTTTCTCTTTGCCATAACCCACTTCTGTTTCTAACCCCTCACCCTCCCTTTCCAGAGACCAGTCCAATGTGAGGCGGATGCATACAGCAGTGAAGCTCAACGAGGTTATAGTTAACAAGTCCCATGAAGCAAAGCTGGTTTTGTTGAATATGCCAGGGCCACCCCGAAACCCCGAGGGTGATGAAAACTGTATCCTTTCTGAGAGCAGAATTGCTGGTAGGGAAAATCTAAAATGTGTTTTAGATGAAACACTAAGTAACTATAAAGGTCACTGTCTATGACTTCCCCTCTTGAAAAGGGAAGACTGTTAAACGTCTCAGGCAAGGATCCTTACTAACTAGTGATACTATGCTTCTTAAGGGGAGTTGGGTATAATGTTCTCTCTGAACCCTAAACAGATTTTTTAGGTGGTATATCTGCACAATGACTTTTAACATTCAGTATATAGAACCATGTCTGATCATCCTAGAGATGGAGCACCAtatcctttcccctctccaggctcTTCCCACTTCACAAAGTCTCTCTCTTTTGGATGAAGTTAGGGGAGAAGCAGTTAAAGGGGAACTTCCTCTAACTGAGGGGAAAAGACAGGCGTTCATCCTCATACTCTAATTCCAGGACTGTTTTTATGGGACCTCTTCAGCACTGAAATAGCAGAGACTGGTCCATTTCTACAAGTACCATTAAGTAAAAGAggttaaaggaaaacaaagagtaAATCGTCTGtatttcagtgaaaaaaagaaaaaagtggcaGGGAAAAAATGTAACTCCAAGAGCTGCACTTGGAAATTACTTGGATTCTCTCTTGGAATCTTACAAGCTATCCTGTTGTGGCTTTTTCTCCCTTTTGGCTTATTTACTGTGTACTAATAACACATTACTACTTGTGGGTTTCccccattttaaaataacaggaaaaaaatctaacaagTGGGAAAGAGTTTTGCATTAATATTATTTATGCCAAGAGACTAGATCCCCAGATAACTTCACAGAACTCAATTGAATCCAGAGTTCATACTTCTCTGGTTCTGACTATATAATAAAGCTTGTTGATTTTTCAGCTCTATAGTCAGATAAACTCAAATTATCATGATGCCAGGTTGTAAAGAATGCTCTTTTCCTACTTACTTGTCTCCTTGACAATTTCTGAAGACATGGAGTTCCTAGAAGTACTCACTGAAGGACTAGAGCGAGTCCTTCTTGTCCGAGGTGGTGGCAGTGAAGTGATCACCATTTATTCATAATCTACTCCTGAATGACTCTGCTTGGCTTCACCTTCTGAAAAGGATTCTATCCTCCATGGAAGTGCCAGCTCTTCATTACCACTCCCATCAACTAGAGACCTGTATTCTGTATACATCACGCTGAACTCTTAATGAGCTGAACCTCAAGTCCTTGTGCAGGAAAGTACAAACCGATCTGTTCTTTGCTACCATATGACCTGCTGTCCTTAAAGAAGCAGATCTTCCCTCAACATCAGAACAATGCTCAAGTCCTACAAGCCATGCCTGTACCAGATGAAGGCAAGTTAGGATAAACAAACTAAACCAATAAAATAAACTGGTAAAAGAGATGCTAGAAATTCAACTGAAGTCAAAAGGCAAATACACAAGTACACATCTAACATTAAAGACGAGTCTTAGAAGTCATGATTCAATGATGACACCCATGGGGGTAACAGCCAGAGAGAGACAGCCTCATCATACTAAGGAATTCATGGCCAAGTACACGGGGACCTCACATCTTCGTGTAGGTAACTGTGGCAGGCCGAGATGAAAATTTTCATCAGTGCATCCACTGCTCTCCAGGACTCTTAATTTTATATTAGGGTACTAATATGTAAAAACTGAAACATGAAACTGCAGCCTCTACTTCCTCCAAAACAAGATTCCCCCAAAATACGTTTAGGTACacatactgtattatatatttcagCTGTTTTTCAAAACCCATTCTGTGGTTAAGATTGTAATACAGGCACTGTTACCATGGAAATTGTTTTTTAGAAGGTTGAATAAAAATtctttcaggttcttttcaaatggaCAAACTAAGGGAACTCCAAATGGTATCTATCAAGATCTGGATAAATATAGTCTGTAGTTACCTATGTGATATGGGTAAAATACATAAGCTGTTATCCAGGAAATATAGATGATAATGCATATTGACCAACAGatcctcctttccttctcccttttaTGTCCTCTGggttacaggcacacatcaaaaATCATAGGAACAAATGCTAGGAAGACTGGCAAAAATCGTTCCCTCAACCTTTGGACTATCCTTCAAAGGGGGAATCCAGCAGTGGAATTTGAAGTTTAGAGCCATACTCCTTCCATAGTGCCAAAGTTACTGAGCTGCTGCTATTCTTACCTGCTTCACTGAAGTGGTGTATAATTGGCAATGGCCTGATTCAAGAAACTTCTTTAAGAAACCTGTGGACTTATTCCCAAAGCCATAGTGAAGACTTGAGGCATGTGCCTCAGTGCTCAAAGTTacgagcatttttttttttttcaattcttcatTCTGACTGCAGAAACTTGGATCTGAACTAAAAAATTATCCAAGTTAACAGTCTTTTgctatttcagtttcattttcagaaaGCTCAAAATGTGTCAAGAAAATACCTGTGCAAACTTTGCTTATTTGCTAACTTAATGATCACAAAACATCTGACTTTGAAGCATAGGGAAGCTACCTTGTGTGGCTGAGTGGTTATTTATGTGACgtcttcatttattttacagGATAGATAGGGTATTTCAAGAAACTATCTTGCCTGTATTCATGGCtgcttttgaaattcattttatgaatgatAAATAGTGCCACTCTTTGATTACCAGTAGGATATGAAGCAAGCTGCTTTGCTCCATGGTCTGCAGACTATTCTGacccttatggacagaggagaaaaaCCCTTCAATATGACTTAGGAAATTTGAGTCATTTTGATTtattccctttcctcttctttaaatgtCCAAGCGTAGTCAGGTAGCATgttataagtcttttgttttttttttcctcctgctgcCTGCAGAGGGTAGAAGCATTGTTTACAACTTCCATTGCAACACTCGATTGCTAAGTTGAGTCCAGCAGTAGCAGAACAAGTCCCCGAGGACCCAAGCTATTAAAGACCCATGCTCTAAAGTCAGCTTGCCCAGGAATTCCTTTATATTTACACACACCCTCTGGCCAaagtgatatatgtatatgtattttttttcatatagaaaAAATGTGGGCAGAAAAGGTTAGTTTTTAGAAGAGCTTTTTGTGGCTGGAGCTCTGTAAGAATCCTTTAAAGGTATAATGGAATTAGTGGCTGCTAATATAGCCCCTACTGCGCCCCTAAAACAATCACTGTTACATGGGGAAGTGGTTATTGGGCCAGATTTAAACTCATCTCTGTCTAGAGCATTTCATGTCTATACGTCACTTATGTTGTCTGCAAAGTGTCTTGTCTCTTAATCACTGCAAATAAAGCAATACTGAAAACTTGACGAGAGAATGCATCTTAGGGGCGGGGGCTTTGTGTTtcaagcaggaagaaaaaaaaggaaagatatcttccTGCTTTTTGAACGAGATCCAGCTTTTAAGTCTTAGCTATGACTTGACCAGGGCAGGTTATGACAATATTCATTTTCTAATTGCTGGCCCTCTGCGTTGCATAGCTATCTTAAAACTGAACTTTGAATCGCAGCATCTGACAAGTTCCCAGTTCTCTCGGGGGGTAAGATCACCACTTTATATCTTCCGTTGCCTCAGATTCCTGTTGCCCCAGTGATCCTGCCAATCTTTACTTCCCCAAACGTGTTAAAAATCCatttttgtggatattaaagTAGCAATTACACTGTAAGCATTTTATGCGCTTTTTGGTCTGGTTTATCTTCTTTTCATCATGTATGATCTGAATTCACATCTTCCATAAGTATCTCCAACAGAATTTTTATGTCCCAGCTTGTGTTAAATAGAAGTGAAATATTAAGGAGAATAGATTTAAGGAAAACGTGTGcaacttttttttaagtattgttcTCAaccatttaatttattaaaaagagaTGCTGCTGTGGTTCTTGATTTAGCAGCAACCATTCTTTTGTTTACATAGTCatggttttatttgttgttttgctCTATACTGGAAacataaataaagttttctaCCTTATTTTCAGTCAAGAATTGTGGTACAGTTTTTTGTGTTTGTAGTGATGAATACATTGTCTTTCACCATGGAGAAAAGAGCTTTTGGTTCTTTTCAGTAGGAGATAATGTTAAGGGTTAATAAGCTGAGAAGGAGCCACTGGGCATAAAGAATCCAGATATATAGGTACCAGGTTCTTCTTTCTTAAGTTCACAAAAGCAGTCCTCCTCCACTGAACTCCATCCtctgagaaatgaaaaagtaaatgtaaatagGTTAATGGTGAATGAGTGTTGAAATAACTTCCTGAATTGAGTACCTACTACTTTAACCACAAGCTCtattttactttatcttttaaGAATAACAACTCTCAAATTCCTAATGGATCTTATTTAAGAAATGAGCTCTAATACCAACTGTGATCCCCCACCATCAAATGGGTCAGCTATTTACTATACATTAGAGCTGCCCCAAATTTAACTTTCCTTTTGCCTTACCTCAGGGGGTTCAATGAAGGCTAACCAATCTGATGCATGTGTAGGCAACAATCCCATTGACTGGCACTTATAAACAGCCAATGCCAAACCCATAAGGTTCCCAATGAGATACACCAAACCCTGAAGAAACTTCTGGCTTGAACTTTCTAGCATCTTGAAAGCTGTTGGGGTAACAGAAAGtgtcaaaaaccaaaacaactttTTCTTCATTATGAATCAGgccatatattaatataaataatacaaaCAGCCCCATACTAAGATAGCAAATAGAACCATTAAAGGTGAACAAAAACCCACAAGCACCATTTTCCCCTCCATgccaccaccactgccatcaCCACCCTGCACACACACTTACTGCAACTAGCCAAGAGCAAGCTGTGCCAAGGATTTACAGTGGCTTTTGCCAAAGAATTTGCCTGGGATTCTTAAAGCTTAGTTAGGGTGGATTACTATTTCAAGAACACTtactggcaaaaagaaaaaaagaatacttactGGCTGAAATGGCCATTAGTGCCTGAATGGGTCGCCAAGCCATCATACACACCATCATAGTAGGGAAGATGGAGATAGTATTGCCTGCCATGTACATGATGAAGAGATTCATAGGAATCTGTTTTAGGGGACCCAAGGCAATGTCCCAGCAGCGCTAAAACAAACACAGTTTTAACCACTGATTACTATCCTTAGTTCCACATTTATCATATGACGTTAAAGTCAAATGAACACAACTCCCAGTTCTCTGCTTCTGAGCTAACTCCTCAAGTCCACCACCTCTGCCTTTCTCTCACTTTGCCACAGGAACCTTGCTCGTCTACTAAAAATAAGGCATCTtcactattttatgtttttccctATGGGTTTTCCAGATACTATTTTTCCCCATGACTTTAGGTAAAGAAAAGACTTCCCTACTTTTATTCTTATACTTATGCACCCATCATTGTCCCATCTACAATTGAAGAACTAGATAAAATCCACATAATGGTAGATCAGCACACCCCATTTAATAGACAAATCAAGATGTGTAAGATGTGAAGGACATTATTAACCCCACTGACATACAACACTGCACCTAACATACAGAATTTACATTCTTTTCAAACACAGATGGGACATCTACAAAAACAACTGAGCCATGGAGAACATGTCAATAACTCTCAAAGAACTCAAATTATACAAAGCATATTATTTGGTTATAATGTAATTaagctagaaatcagtaacaaaaatTTAACTAGAAAATTTTTCCTATGTCTTagaatgaacaaatgtgctctaaaTGATCCACTAATCAAAGTAGAAATGTCAgtggaaaatagaaatttttttttcttggccattaacttttttttttattagttggaagctaattacttcacaacatttcagtgggttttgtcatacattgatatgaatcagccatagaattacacgtattccccatcccgatcccccctcccacctccctctccacccgactcctctgggtcttcccagtgcaccaggcccgagcacttgtctcatgcatcccacctgggctggtggtctgtttcaccatagataatatacatgctgtttggaaaatagaaatactaactgataacaaaaataccatatattaaaacTGTAAGACCCAGAGCTTTGAGAAATTTACACCCTTACATACATATTAGAAGACTAAAAGTATCTAAGCATCTATTTCAAGAAATCAGAAGAATAAATTAGACCCAAGGAAATGGAAAGGAAGGAAAtcaaaatgagagcagaaactaatgAAATTTGCTCTACATC of the Muntiacus reevesi chromosome 7, mMunRee1.1, whole genome shotgun sequence genome contains:
- the EMC4 gene encoding ER membrane protein complex subunit 4 isoform X1, which produces MTAQGSLVANRGRRFKWAIELSGPGGGSRGRSDRGGGQGDSLYPVGYLDKQVPDTSVQETDRILVEKRCWDIALGPLKQIPMNLFIMYMAGNTISIFPTMMVCMMAWRPIQALMAISATFKMLESSSQKFLQGLVYLIGNLMGLALAVYKCQSMGLLPTHASDWLAFIEPPERMEFSGGGLLL
- the EMC4 gene encoding ER membrane protein complex subunit 4 isoform X2, which produces MTAQGSLVANRGRRFKWAIELSGPGGGSRGRSDRGGGQGDSLYPVGYLDKQVPDTSVQETDRILVEKRCWDIALGPLKQIPMNLFIMYMAGNTISIFPTMMVCMMAWRPIQALMAISAKDGVQWRRTAFVNLRKKNLVPIYLDSLCPVAPSQLINP